The following is a genomic window from Dermatophilaceae bacterium Soc4.6.
CAGCTCGGGATCGATCAACTTGGGCATGTGCTCATCCTCCTGGACTCAAACAGGAGCGGCATCAAACCTGGGGCGATTCAATTGTGCCCAAACGTCCCATGAGTCCTCGATTCCTCATCGCGTTCACAGGGAGGGCGGCAATCACCGACAACCCGGGTCCGACCGACCCGGGCGTGCGCTGACGTCGCTCTGGGGTAGCCCACGAGCAGAGGTGAGGATCCTCCTCCGCATATTCAGTGGGGTCAAGACGCAATCTAACCCAAGGACAGTCGCGTCCCCCGGACCGGGCGACTTGGCATCCCTCGCCGTCGCCACCCACGGCTCCTCGGCCTACGCCGCCCTCGCCGCCAACACCACCGACCTCGCCAACGTCTCCGCGAAGCTCGTCTGGCTCAAGTCGTCAGAGGAACACGGAGACATAGATCGGAGACCTGGCCATGGGAGCCTTCGTGGCGAGGGTGGGTGGGGCCGACCTATGTCACCCGACGCGGATAGGACTGTACCTCCTAATGGTGTCCCCGACCCCGAGCTGCCCCTCGTGATTGAACCCCCAACACCACAGGGTGTGGTGGGTCCGGATCCCGCAGGTGTAGGAGTACCCGGCGGTCACGCTGGCCCAGGTAGTGGCGGTCCCGACCTGGGTGGGCACATCCCGGGGGGTGGTGTCCCCGACCCCGAGCTCCCCGTCAGGGTTGTACCCCCAACACCACAGGGTGTAGTCGGACTGGATCCCGCAGGTGTGGGAGTCCCCGGCGTTCACGCTGGCCCAGGTGGTGGCGGTCCCAACCTGTTGCGGCAATAAGCGGCGGGGTGACTGTGGGTCCCCCAGACCGAGCTGCCCCCATGGAAAATTATTCCCCCAGCACCAGAGTCTGTGACTCTTGCGGATCCCGCACGAGTGGAAAGTCCCGGCGGTCACGCTGGCCCAGGTGGTGGCGGTCCCGACCTGGGTCGGCACGTCCCGGTTGACGGTGTCCCCGACCCCGAGCTGCCCAGTGAGATTGTTCCCCCAGCACCACAGGGTGTGGTCGGTCCGGATCCCGCACGAGTGGGAAGACCCGGCGGTCACGCTGGCCCAGGTGGTGGCGGTCCCGACCTGGGACGGCACGTCCCGGTTGACGGTGTCCCCGACCCCGAGCTGCCCAGTGAGATTGTTCCCCCAGCACCACAGGGTGTGGTCGGTCCGGATCCCGCAGGTGTAGTAGTATCCGGCGGTCACGCTGGCCCAGGTGGTGGCGGTCCCGACCTGGGTCGGCACGTCCCGGTTGACGGTGTCCCCGACCCCGAGCTGCCCGTAGAGGTTGTACCCCCAACACCACAGGGTGTGGTCGGACTGGATCCCGCAGGTGTGAAAACCCACCCCGGCCGTTACTTTTATCCAGGGGCCCCCGCCAGTAAGGACCGTCGCACCCGCGCCAGATTCCATGGCTGCTGATACCGCCGACGCTGGGCCCAGGGACAGTCCCAGGGAGACGGTCATTGCCAATGCGGCGACCGCGGCGGCACGCCCCCCGCGGGCCAACATCTCAACTAGACGTCCCATGACTGCTCGCTTCCCGCCAAGCCTGCTAACGAAGGGATTTGGGCGTGACGCACGTTCCGTGCTTCCGTCAGCGTCGAGACGCGCTTCAGCAGAACTAATGACACCGACTCAACCGCTCCTTTGACACTCGTGTCAAGGAGTCCGCTCGGGTCACGGGACATGCCGTCTTGACGTCGAGAGACCTCAGGGTTGCGAGACCGCCGCGGCCGTCGCTCCCGCTCACCCGGAACGCCGGTTCACGTGTGCACCAATCGTGGGTTCGTCAGCCAGAACCCCTCCTAAGACGTGACGTTCTCGCCGACCTCAGCACCAGGCTCCGTGCTCCATCGAAGGACGAGGCGGGAGGGGACCGCCCGTGGCCCGTTCTTGTGGCCGACGTGGCGGATCGCAAGTCGGCTGAACAGGATTCGGATGACTTCCCGGCGCTGGGTGGTCGTCCAGGTCTCCCACGCTGCGGCGGGGTCGATGAGGTCCTCGGCAGAGATGAGGGTGGGGGAGCGGCGTGACTCCAGCTCGCCGAGTGCCTCCGCGATGTCGGCCAGCCGAGGCCGGGCGGTGGCGGCGCTGAGGAGGCCCTCGGCCAGGAGGTCGGCAATTTCCTCGCGGCGTTGTCGATGCTCGGCGATCTGTCGATCTAGCGCGTCCCCATTGGTGTGGGGGCGGAACAGCTCGGCTGCGTCGGGCAGTCGCAGGCGCTCGATCACAAGGTTCGTCACGATGGCGTCGGCGGCACGGCGGCTCATGCTCACGAAGCAGCGCCCTGGCACGACAGACCCGTAGGTCCGCGTCGGTCCCGTGGACCCGGCAAAACAGGTGGTCCCGTGCTCGTCGCAGGTCAGAATGCCGCCCAGGAGGCTCAGGGAGTCGCGAGGGCGTGACCACTCACTGCGAGGGCGACGGCGGACGGCGGCTCGCGCACTACGCCAGTCCTCGGGGGCCACGACGCCCTCGAACGCAGCCTCGTGGAGCTCGCCGTCCACGTCAACGAGACCGCCGAGAGCCGGGCAGGCGATGAGGCGGGCGATCCCGGAGTGGGTCCAAGCCTTTCCGCGGCGGGGGAGGACGCCTTGGACGTTGAGGTCGCTGGCAATCTTGGTCAACGCGTCACCGCGTCGGACACGGGTGAGAATGTCAACAACCACCAAGGCCTGCTGAGGGTCGGACTCGGGGAGGCCCGGCACGTTGGACGCCCGCATCCCAAAGGGGATAGGCCCACGCCAACGCCCGTTGGCCTTGGCCTGCTGGTGAGCGCGACTGACCCTCTCCCCGGTCCGTTCGCTTTCGGCCCGGCTAACCGCCCCCAGCATGCGGGCTACCAGTCGGCCATGACTGGTTGAGACATCCCATGCGCCCGCCTTGACTGTCTCCACGACACACCCACTGCGTTCGAGGAGCTCCAGGAAGTCCTCGAGCTCGCGTGGTGAGCGGTGCAGTCGCTCGGGAGCCCACGCCACCACGACGTCGACGGCGCCCCGCGAGATGGCATCGCTCAGGGCGGTGTAGCGCGGGCGTTTGCGGCCGGAGTAGGCGGACGTGTCGTTATCGGTGAAGACGCCGGTGACGGTCCAGCCGCGGCGCTTGCACAGCGCACGACAGTCAGCCTCCTGACGCTGGACGCCGAGGCCGTCGCCCGCCTCGTCACGGCTGATGCGGGTGTATATCGCTGTCCTCACGTGACCACTCTATGTGGTAGCCGATCGTTGATCTGGATCAACGCCCCGTCGCAGGTGTTCGTCGCGCGCGGCGGGGTGAGCGAGCTGACGACGACGATCCTCACCGACGGCGAGGTGCGTGACCTCGTCGAGCGGATGCTGCGCAGCTCGGGGCGGCGCGTCGACCTGAGCTCGCCCTTCGTCGACGCCATGCTGCCGGACGGGTCGCGGCTGCACGTGGTGATCCCGACATCACCCACGAGCACTGGCACGTCAACATCCGCAAGTTCGTCGTCAAGGCCGACCACCTCGACGACCTCGTGCGGCTCGGCACCCTGACCCGGCAGGCAGCGACCTTCCTCGAGGCGGCGGTGGTGTCGGGCCTCAACGTGCTCGTCGCCGGAGGCACGCAGGCCGGCAAGACCACGATGCTCAACTGCTTGGCGGCGGCAGTGCCCGCGCGGGAGCGGGTGGTGACCTGCGAGGAGGTCTTCGAGCTGACCAATGCACGTTTAAGTAGCAAGCCTGCCGCCTCCGACGCCGCGACCCGATTGCTGCTGGACCGCTTTCGGCAGATGGTCGACCACAGGAGACCGCAAAGGTCGCGCGTGCGTCGCATGGTTGGGCGGCGAGGCGACGACCGCCGGCGACGACGGGCCGGTGGTCGCCGGTCGGGCCGTGGCAATCGATCACAACGAGGCCGACGGAAGATCGTGAAGTCCGCGTCCTAGACGAAAACCCTTGCTCTGGCGGTGCTGCAGGATCCCCTTGGCAGAGCCCCGGCCTGGGACGAGTTGCCGCACGACGTGCCTGACTCGCTGGACCGCGCACGGCGGGCCCGCTTAGCCGCCGAGACCGCACTGGTCGATGGATACGCCGAATGGTTTTCCCACCTGGTGATCGACCTCAAGTGCCGGCAGCCGCCAGCCCAACCAAGGTGAAGGTGGCGACGCTCGACCCGTTCCAGGGGGTACATGAACGCCATCGAGGACGAACTTGAGGACGCGGTCGCTGTCGTCGATGCATTCCACATTGTCAAGCTCGGCGGGCAGGCCTCGACTGGGTCTGCCGTCGTGTGCAGCAGCAGACCCTCGGCCCCCGTGGGCGTAAGGGTGACCCGTTGTACGGAATCAGGCTGGCCCTCCGCTGCGGGGTCGAGCGGTTGACCGAGCGGCAACGGGCCGGATCGTGCCCGCGATCGACGCCCACGAGGCCCACGTGGAGGTCCTCGTCGCGTGGGTCGCCCCCGTGGAGCTGCACTCTGCGTTCCGCCGCAAGGACCTGACCCAGGGGCGACGGATCGCCGAGCACGTCCTGGCCTCGTTCCCCTTGTGCCCGATCCCGAGATCCCCCGCCTCGGCCGGACGTTGAGACAGTGGCGCGCACCGTTCCTGGCGTACTTCACCGTCGGCCGCACCAACAACGGCGGCACCGAAGCCGTCAAGGGGCTCACGAGCTCCACTGCCGCGTCGCCCACGGCTTCCGCAACAAGGACAACCACCGCCTACGGATGCTGCTCATCGGCGGGGGCCTAGATACAACCCAGCGATGAATCACCGCCAGCTTTTGTTGGTACTGATTGAATCCCCTGTCCAGGCAGCGCCAAGTATAAGGTGACCTCAGATATTGCGTAACTAAATGTGTTCTGTTCTTGGCCCACTACTCGGACTAGAAGGTCATCGGTGACGCTCGGATTTGGAAAGGTCAGCTCCTCCCCGGGCATGGCGTCGGGAGCGTTGGGCCTCTTGCTAGTGGACCACTCTAGGTAGTCTCCGGCGGTGGACAATACCTGCAGTCGCAAGGGATAGCCGTTGTTGGGAAACGCGTCGGGAAGGCTCGCATATCCTGGCACAATGCTGATTGAAGCGATGGCGGCCGGCTGAGACAGCTTGATGTCTAGCACCTGATCGATCCCTTGGCCACGACCTGAAACCCATGCAGTCGTAGCTTTGCCGTCGGTAGCGCACCCTGCTTGATGGCTCGGGTCGAAAGCACTTGTGCTTGAGACAGAGACAACTTGGGCCCGGTCAGGGTTCGTTGAACTAGGGAGGGCGGTACTCGTCTGAGGTCGAAAGTTCTGGTCTTGATGCTTACGGGCGAGGGCGGTGCCCCCACCCAGAGTGACGAGAACGGCGACTAGTCCGGAAATTAGCCAAACCCATCCTCCATTCGCCACTCGGTCAGAGACCGCCTTTGTTAGTACAAGAGCGAGGAGGGAAAGTAGGACATATCCGCCGAGAATAAACATGCCAAAACTACCCGACAACTGTCGGCTGGCCCCTGTCCACACTTGAAGACCCTTCCCCTGTGCGCCTGGGTCGGTGTGCGGCACGTCGCGATGGTCTTGGATGGTCATTGCCTGTGTCGTAACTAAGTGGCTGGTACCCGTTTGCATTATGGTGCCAGACTGCATGGTTGACACCCATTCGATCTTGAGGGGTCCCTGTAGCGACCACGGGACGTCGACACGGAGAGACCCATCTCGATTAGTCTTGCCCCACGTGTACGGATGACCATCTGCATCAGACACGGTGAGGAACTGGCCCGGAAGCGACTGTCCGTCAGGGAGCAGGACCCGAAGTCTCAGACTCTCACCGTCGAAAAAGCTGTCTCCATGCGTGACATCCAATTTTCCGGTTTCGACAGCGTAGTAACTACTATCCGGCGGGCCATTTTCCGAGTCTGCGGCTTGCAGATATAGCGTCTTGGCATACGCCGAGATGTCGTCAATGCCCCATGTGGGCGAGGTTGTAGACGAAGCAGCGAGCGCCCAGATGGCTATTTGCGCTGCGGCCCGGTATTTATTCCTCTCTTCGTCCTTCCAGCCTGGAACTTTGAAGTCGCGGTAGTGAACGGCAATCCACGAGATTCCCTGCCAGTGATCAGTGGCCGGGACATGCCCGGGGTAAACGGATGAGGCCCCTGCACCTCTGGCCGCGGTAGCACCAGGCTCGAGTGTGAACACGTGTTCGGTCTGATCTGATTTTGCCGTCCAACTCACAAAATAGTCATTAGGGCGAGATGGCGTCGCTTCAGCATCCTTAATCAGCTGCGAAACGGTTCTGGGCTGAAGGATCTGTTCTATGGTAATTGCTTGGGTTTCGTCCGCGTTTGCACGATTGAGAGCGTCGAGGATGCCTTGGGCCAAGACAACCAATGTTAGAAGGGTTGCAACTAAGAACCGACGGACGGACGTCATGGCGACCTCATGGCTAATTGGAGCATTCCGAAACCTGGGGCCTGCACCTTAGCAAGGCCATGCGTACCCGGGTAGGGGTTGCATCTGATGGCAAAAAGCGCAGTTCGGACAAGTTGTGTCAGGGTTCGGGGACGCCGGCTGCGCCAACATCACCGATCGGCCCGATGGGGGCCCGAGCGTGAGCTCCGGATGGTCGGCGCACCCCCAAACGCAGACCTATGGCCCCCTCCCGCCGGTGTCGGCGGGAGGGGGCGAGATCAAGCAGCCTGGGTCAGGAGGCAAGCGGCGACGGTGTCGCGGTCGAGGGTGGTGGTGTACGCACCGGTGATGGTGCCGAGCAAGTCGCCATTGGATCGGGTGCCACCCAGGACAGGCTCTCGTGGTGGTCGTAACTGTTGACGGCCTGGAGGACTCCGAGGGCGGTGCCGGGGCAAGGGCGGTGCGGAGGTCACGCCAGTAGCGCCGGTCTGCTTCGTCTCACTAGCTGTACCCGGCCATCACGTTGGTGACAGACGGCTAATCAGGGGGAGCCCGCCGAGGGCGGTGTGACGTCGTCGAGTGTTGTAGGTCTCGAGCCATGGGGCAAGGGCGTCAGCTCGGGCGGTGTTGGAGGTGTAGGCCTGGCGGTAGGCCCACTCGGTGGCGAGGGTGCGGTTGAACCGTTCGACTTTGCCGTTCTGCCAGGGGCAGTGGGGCTTGATGAACTTCTGGCGGGCGCCGAGCGCGGTGACGGCGTCAGCGAAGTCCTGGGAGCGGCGGTAGGCCAGAGCGTTGTCGCTAAGGACCCGCTCGATCCGGGTGATGCCGGCACGGGTGAAGTAGGCGGCGACACGGGTGAGGAAGCGCGCGGCGGTGATGCCTTTCTCGTCGGGCAGGACCTCGCTGTACGCCAGTCGGGAGTAATCGTCGACGCAGGAGTGGATGTAGTCGTACTCGTTGCCTCGCCCGCGGACCTCTTCGCGGCGGCCGTGGACGCGCCACCCTCCACCGTCAGGGATCCGGCCGAGCTTCTTGACGTCAACGTTGATGGCGCTCATCTGAAAGTCCTCAGACCTGCTCATTGAAAGTCCCCACCCGTGTGGCTTCGCCACCGAGGGCGGGACTCCTTCGAGGCTGGTGGTCTCTGACCACCTACCAGCCCGAAGGAGCCCCTCCGCTCATGCTCACACGGGAGGACGACATCGACGTGCACGCACTCCACCGCCAGGGGTGGACGATCTCCGCGATCGCCCGCCACCTCGGCCGCGACCGGAAGACCATCCGCGCCTACCTCGCCGGGCGGGAGGCCGGGGTCCGGGCCCGCAGCAGCAGCCAACAGCCCGACCCGTTCGAGCCCTACACCGCGTACGTTCGGCAACGCCTGGCTGATGACCCGCACCTGTGGGCCTCGGCCCTGTACGACGAGCTCCTCGACCTCGGCTACGACCGGTCGTACCCCACGATGACCCGGGCCGTCCGGGTTCGGGGGCTGCGTCCGGTGTGTGAGCCGTGCGCGCCGACGAAGGGCCGGCCGGTCGCGGTCATCGAGCACCCGCCGGGTGAGGAGACGCAGTGGGACTGGGTCGAGCTGCCCGACCCACCTGCGCACTGGGGCTGGGGCAAGGAAGCCCACCTGCTCGTCGGCGCCCTCAGTCACTCCGGCCGGTGGCGGGGGCTGTTGTGCGAGTCCGAAGACCAGGCCCACCTGATCGAGGGCCTGCACCACATCGCCGGCGCCCTCGGCGGGCTCACGAAGGACTGGCGGTTCGACCGGATGGCGACCGTGGTCAGCCCCGAGACCAAACGGGTCACCGCGACATTCGCGGCCGTCGCGAAGCACTACGGCGTAACCGTCCGCCTCTGCCCCCCTCGCCATGGGAACCGCAAGGGCGTGGTCGAGAAGGCCAACCATGTTGCTGCGCAACGGTTCTGGCGGACCTTGCCTGACGACGTCAGCATCGAGGAAGCGCAGGCCCGGCTCGATACGTGGTGCGCCACCCGCGGTGACACCCGCCTCCGAGCGACGAAGGACGGACGGTCCTCGGTCGCGGTCTCCGCGAAACGGGAACCGTTGGCGCCGTTACCGCCCCCGTTCCCCGCGGCCCTGACGGTGGACCGGGTCGTGTCCGCGCAGGCGCTGGTCTCCTACCGGGGCAACCGGTACTCCGTCCCCCCGCACCTGCACGGCACGACCGTCACTGTCCACACCCGCCTCGGCAGCCCCCACCTCGACATTGCCACAGCCGCTACGCCCGGCCCCGGACGGATCAGCCCCGTCCCTACCGTCATCGCCCGGCACGTGATCGCCCCGTCCGGGGCTGGGGCCACCGTCCGTGACGACGGGCACGTCGCCGCCCTGACCGCGTCCGTGTTGTCCGCGTTCACCACCGAACCACCCCACCGGCGCAAGGAACGCCGACCACCGAGCCCGACCGCCCTCGCCGAAGCCGCCCACCTCCGCGCCCGCAACAACCTCGGCCCCACCCCTACGCCCAGCAGAAGCGGAACCGCCACGGCCGACGACGGGCAGGTCGTGATCGACCTCGGCCGCTACGCGGCCGCGGCCCACGGCCGCAACACCCTCACCACACCCGACCCGACCACCAACCCGAGCACCCACCTCGTGAAAGAGACGGACCAGCCATGACCACACCGAGATCGACCCCAGCCCCTCGAGGTCCTCGAGGACCGCGCACACCGACGAGCGAGGACACGCCGCCGGAGGTAGGCACGGCCGCCCCGGCCAGCGTGTACCAACAGCTGCGGGCCCACCTGGCAACGCTCAAGCTCGTCGACGCCGCCGAGCACCTGCCCGCGGTCCTCGACGACGCCACCGCGCAGGGCCTGTCCGTGACCGCCACGTTGGAACGGCTCCTCGCGATCGAGGTCAACGCAACCGCGGCCCGCCGGCTGACCGGACGGTTGCGGTTCGCGTGCCTCCCGACCCCGGCGACGCTGGCCGACTTCGACTACGACGCCGCGTCCGGGATCGACCCGCACCTCATCGCGGACCTCGCGACCGGCCGCTACCTCGAGTCCGCGACGAACGTGCTGATGATCGGCCCCGCCGTTATCAGGGGGAGTTGACCCGCCCGCAGGTACGTCGCTGACGAGTTGCTGTCGGTCCTTTTGTCATTGTCGTTGCTCCGCTATCAGCGGGAGTTCTTCGACGAGATGGAACGACAACTGTGGCAATCAGTGTGGCGGTTCGGCCCTCGGATGGGCGTCGGACGTGGACCGTGGTCGATGAGGCCTACCGGACGGTGGGTCCGGTCGAGGAGTGGCTGGAGGCGCACCGGCTGTTGTGGTCGCCTAACACGGTGCGCAGCTACGCCACCTCGATGGCTCAGTGGTGGTCGTTCCTGGAGCAGCGCGGCGAGGCCGAGCAGTGGCAGGACGTCGGCGTGCCGACGGTCTCGGGTTTCCTGTCCTGGTTGCGCAACGGCCGCCGCGTCGAGCACGCCATCGTGGAGCCAACCGAGGCGCCGTCACCGGAGACGCTCGAGGCGCGCCTGGCGGCGGTGATCTCGTTCTACCGGTGGCAGCATGCGGTCTTCGGGGTGAAGGTCGCGCAAAGGCTGCTGCGCGGTGCGCCGCGACAGGCCCCGGCACGGGGACTGTTGGCGCATCTGGACCAGCGCACAAGGCCCGGGCCCTCCTCGCTGGTGCGGGTGCGACGGAGTCGGCGAGGCGACCGCCCGCCGCTGCTGCTGCCGCAGCAGATCCAAGAGATCCTCGATTCCTGTGCCGCGGTGGACCCGGTGAGCGGGGAGTGGGTGGGGAACCTGCGAGATCGGCTCGTGTTCGCGATGCTCGCGGAGACCGGGATGCGACTGGGTGAGCTGCTGGGTATGCGGATCCGCGACTTCGTGATGGGCCGCGGCGACACCCCCTACGTCGAGGTCGTTCCCCGCGAGGACAACCCGAACGGTGCGCGGGTGAAGATGATGCGCCCTCGCCGGATCTATGTCGGCCATGACCTCGAGCGGCTGTTCGCCGACTACCTGACCCATCTGGCCTGCCACGCCGCGACGCTCGGCCTGACGGTGTCCGCGGACTCGGCGCTCTTCGTCAACTTGCAGCGGCCGCCGCTGCTGGCCGCGTTACGCGAGGGCACCGTGCGGGACAAGACCACCTCGTTACGCAACAAAGGTATTGGCCCGCCGGGCTGGACCCCGCACTGGTTCCGGCACAGCCACGCCACCGCACTGCTGCTGGCCGGCACCCCCGAATGGGTCGTCTCCCGACGCCTGGGTCACGCCCACGTGCAAACCACCCTCGACCTCTACGGGTGGGTGCGTGAGGACGAGGCCCTGCGTGCCGCCGCGACGTGGACCTCCTACGTAGCCGACTGGCAGGTGACCCGATGACCGACAAGCGCACCGACCTTGTCCTGGCCGGCGGCTCCGACCCGGTGTGGCGGCTGTGGCAGCAGCTCCCGGAGGCGTGGCGTGGGCCGGTCATCGGCCCGGACATCGAGAACTGGGCCGCCGTGACCGAGAACGGTGACCGCAGGATCGACCTGAGCGGGCTGCCCGACCCGTACCCCGCCGAGCTGGCGTGGATGGCGCACTGGCAGGCCACCGACGGCACCCGCTCCTCGGTGCTGGCGGTCAACCAGCTCGCCAACATCCTGCGCCGCGCCATCCGGGACAACCATCCCTTCCCCGGCTCGATCCGCGCCATGGACTGGGACGCCGCCTCGGCGTTGCAGGGCTGGTTCTACGCGGTCCGATGGAACCGGCTGCCACCCCAGGGCAGCCGGGCCCGGCTGCGGGTGGTGTTCGGGTTCGCTCGGCTGGCGCTGCTGGCCCGCTGCCACGACGGGCCGTGGTGGACCCTGGACGACTGGCAGCCACGCTGCGACCCGCGGATCCCGCTGACCGGGCGGGAGCCGTTGGGGAACTACGGCTGCTCACCCGGGCACCTCGCCCAGCCCTGGCTGCGTGAGGCGGTCAAGTGGCACCTGGGCACCCAGCTGGAGTCCGGCGTCCTGCGCTGGACCACGATCAGCCAGGAACGGCTCAAGTCCCTGCGCCGCTTCGACAACTGGCTCTCGGTGACCTTCGAGGACCCTCGCGACATCCTCGGCGACCCGGCCGCGGCGCCCGAGCACGCTGCCGCGTTCCGCCGCTGGACCGCGGACCCGACCAACCGGATGACCCGTCAGACCGACCGACGCTACTACGGCAAACCGGTCCAGCCGCGCCAGGTCAACGACGACCTGCGAGCAGTCGCGGAACTGCTCGCGTTCGTCGCCGCGAACCCCCGCGAGGCCCGCGGCGTCCTCGGCGCCGGGCCCTGGCAGCACGTCACCGACACTCACGCGGCCAGCTGGTTTCGTCAGGTCACTCGGATCCCGCACACCTCCACCGTCAACGACCGCCACTACGTCGACGACCGCGCCATGGCCCAGATCATCGCCGGTTTGCCACTGCTCGGCCTGCCGCGCGACGAGCAGATGACCATCACCCGCGGTGACGGCCAGCAGGTGCTTGCCCGCGGGCTGGACGACCCGCAGGCGATGCGGATGATCTTGCTGCAGGTCCTCACGGGTCGACGCGCCAGCGAGGTCCGCACCTGCGAGTTCGACTGCCTGTCAGAGCTTCCGGCCCCCACCGCGCAGGACGCCGCGGGCCAGGAGGTCGTGCGTTTCCGGTACGCCCAAAGCAAGATCGACATCGCCCCGGACAGCATCCTCGTCGACCGCGAGGTCGCCGAGATCATCGAGGAACAGCAACGCTGGGTCCGGCAGTCCTTCCCCGAACTG
Proteins encoded in this region:
- a CDS encoding tyrosine-type recombinase/integrase; its protein translation is MVDEAYRTVGPVEEWLEAHRLLWSPNTVRSYATSMAQWWSFLEQRGEAEQWQDVGVPTVSGFLSWLRNGRRVEHAIVEPTEAPSPETLEARLAAVISFYRWQHAVFGVKVAQRLLRGAPRQAPARGLLAHLDQRTRPGPSSLVRVRRSRRGDRPPLLLPQQIQEILDSCAAVDPVSGEWVGNLRDRLVFAMLAETGMRLGELLGMRIRDFVMGRGDTPYVEVVPREDNPNGARVKMMRPRRIYVGHDLERLFADYLTHLACHAATLGLTVSADSALFVNLQRPPLLAALREGTVRDKTTSLRNKGIGPPGWTPHWFRHSHATALLLAGTPEWVVSRRLGHAHVQTTLDLYGWVREDEALRAAATWTSYVADWQVTR
- a CDS encoding ATP-binding protein, whose amino-acid sequence is MYQQLRAHLATLKLVDAAEHLPAVLDDATAQGLSVTATLERLLAIEVNATAARRLTGRLRFACLPTPATLADFDYDAASGIDPHLIADLATGRYLESATNVLMIGPAVIRGS
- the istA gene encoding IS21 family transposase — its product is MLTREDDIDVHALHRQGWTISAIARHLGRDRKTIRAYLAGREAGVRARSSSQQPDPFEPYTAYVRQRLADDPHLWASALYDELLDLGYDRSYPTMTRAVRVRGLRPVCEPCAPTKGRPVAVIEHPPGEETQWDWVELPDPPAHWGWGKEAHLLVGALSHSGRWRGLLCESEDQAHLIEGLHHIAGALGGLTKDWRFDRMATVVSPETKRVTATFAAVAKHYGVTVRLCPPRHGNRKGVVEKANHVAAQRFWRTLPDDVSIEEAQARLDTWCATRGDTRLRATKDGRSSVAVSAKREPLAPLPPPFPAALTVDRVVSAQALVSYRGNRYSVPPHLHGTTVTVHTRLGSPHLDIATAATPGPGRISPVPTVIARHVIAPSGAGATVRDDGHVAALTASVLSAFTTEPPHRRKERRPPSPTALAEAAHLRARNNLGPTPTPSRSGTATADDGQVVIDLGRYAAAAHGRNTLTTPDPTTNPSTHLVKETDQP
- a CDS encoding recombinase family protein — protein: MRTAIYTRISRDEAGDGLGVQRQEADCRALCKRRGWTVTGVFTDNDTSAYSGRKRPRYTALSDAISRGAVDVVVAWAPERLHRSPRELEDFLELLERSGCVVETVKAGAWDVSTSHGRLVARMLGAVSRAESERTGERVSRAHQQAKANGRWRGPIPFGMRASNVPGLPESDPQQALVVVDILTRVRRGDALTKIASDLNVQGVLPRRGKAWTHSGIARLIACPALGGLVDVDGELHEAAFEGVVAPEDWRSARAAVRRRPRSEWSRPRDSLSLLGGILTCDEHGTTCFAGSTGPTRTYGSVVPGRCFVSMSRRAADAIVTNLVIERLRLPDAAELFRPHTNGDALDRQIAEHRQRREEIADLLAEGLLSAATARPRLADIAEALGELESRRSPTLISAEDLIDPAAAWETWTTTQRREVIRILFSRLAIRHVGHKNGPRAVPSRLVLRWSTEPGAEVGENVTS
- a CDS encoding tyrosine-type recombinase/integrase, producing MTDKRTDLVLAGGSDPVWRLWQQLPEAWRGPVIGPDIENWAAVTENGDRRIDLSGLPDPYPAELAWMAHWQATDGTRSSVLAVNQLANILRRAIRDNHPFPGSIRAMDWDAASALQGWFYAVRWNRLPPQGSRARLRVVFGFARLALLARCHDGPWWTLDDWQPRCDPRIPLTGREPLGNYGCSPGHLAQPWLREAVKWHLGTQLESGVLRWTTISQERLKSLRRFDNWLSVTFEDPRDILGDPAAAPEHAAAFRRWTADPTNRMTRQTDRRYYGKPVQPRQVNDDLRAVAELLAFVAANPREARGVLGAGPWQHVTDTHAASWFRQVTRIPHTSTVNDRHYVDDRAMAQIIAGLPLLGLPRDEQMTITRGDGQQVLARGLDDPQAMRMILLQVLTGRRASEVRTCEFDCLSELPAPTAQDAAGQEVVRFRYAQSKIDIAPDSILVDREVAEIIEEQQRWVRQSFPELRPRFLFVQRTGNRRGDKPYPSGTYNWMLRELSDVARITDSKGRAVNLSNTHRFRHTKLTRLAELGLPIHVLQRYAGHATPTMSMHYIAQRQEHAEQAFLATAKLKADGTRVQFSSEDYDSLHLFERADRVLPHGWCLLPPLQSCDKGNACLTCSVFVTDQTHHTALARQLVETDQLIARSTAAFQDKYGRPMPEDNIWLAQRRAEQAALTRLLSLIDDHPDRAVHGGGCGTPPGGPVPLTLDLTRHRRSTP